One window of the Vicinamibacterales bacterium genome contains the following:
- a CDS encoding N-acetyltransferase codes for MISIRLEQPGDIAAVRAVNEAAFGQPTEAIIVDVLRNACPEAISIVAVEDDQVLGHIFFSAVSVSGGHAVAGGMGLAPMAVLPNRQREGIGTRLVHAGIDAVRERNCPFIVVLGHPKYYPRFGFMPASRHGLSCQWAGVPDDAFMVLVLDTPAMSGVSGTARYRDEFDQAV; via the coding sequence ATGATTTCCATACGATTGGAACAGCCCGGAGACATCGCCGCAGTACGCGCGGTCAACGAGGCGGCCTTCGGCCAGCCAACCGAGGCGATCATCGTGGACGTGCTCCGCAACGCATGTCCGGAAGCGATCTCCATTGTGGCCGTGGAAGATGACCAGGTTCTGGGCCACATCTTCTTCAGTGCCGTCTCCGTCTCTGGTGGGCACGCGGTCGCCGGAGGCATGGGGCTTGCACCCATGGCGGTGCTGCCGAACCGGCAGCGTGAGGGGATCGGCACCAGGCTGGTCCACGCCGGAATCGACGCAGTACGCGAACGGAACTGCCCGTTCATCGTCGTGCTCGGCCACCCGAAGTACTACCCGCGCTTTGGGTTCATGCCGGCGTCACGCCACGGCCTCTCTTGTCAGTGGGCCGGGGTCCCGGACGACGCGTTCATGGTATTGGTTCTCGATACGCCGGCCATGTCGGGCGTATCTGGCACGGCCAGATACCGGGACGAGTTCGACCAGGCGGTGTGA
- the rseP gene encoding RIP metalloprotease RseP: protein MVTLLSFIFVLGVLIFVHELGHFLMARRIGVRVLTFSLGFGPKLFGFRRGDTDYCISAVPLGGYVKMAGETPDDPRTGNDDEFLSKTKWQRFQVLIMGPVMNILLAVVLMWVVLLQGAQIPAFLERVPIVGDVIASSPAERGGIKPGDRIVRVAGRTVSNWEQLSMAVGTKAGRDVPIEIVRDGQTVTVHVVPDAQTKYEIGDIGVYPLTHPRIGKVVPGDPAEKAGLKGGDIVLSVNGKTTTFGYQLTEAIAKHPQQVITLAVERAGARQEIAVTPALRGKRGWIGVTIGDELKLIHPGPVQAMTMSVQKNYEFGGLIFQTLVGLITRETSPKQLMGPVAIAQLSGESAALGWMALFSLMASISLNLGILNLLPIPVLDGGHIFIMALEGLARRDFSAKVKENMLLAGFALLMVLMVTVIYNDLTRIQWVQRLMFWR, encoded by the coding sequence TTGGTCACATTACTTTCGTTCATCTTCGTGCTCGGCGTGCTGATCTTCGTCCACGAACTGGGCCACTTCCTGATGGCCCGGCGGATCGGCGTCCGCGTGCTGACGTTCTCCCTCGGCTTCGGGCCGAAGCTCTTCGGCTTCCGCCGCGGCGACACCGACTACTGCATCAGCGCCGTCCCGCTTGGCGGCTACGTCAAGATGGCCGGCGAGACGCCGGACGATCCCCGCACGGGCAACGACGACGAGTTCCTGTCGAAGACGAAGTGGCAGCGCTTCCAGGTGCTCATCATGGGCCCGGTGATGAACATCCTGCTGGCAGTGGTGCTCATGTGGGTCGTGCTGCTGCAGGGGGCGCAGATCCCGGCGTTCCTCGAGCGGGTGCCGATCGTCGGCGACGTGATCGCCTCGTCTCCCGCCGAGCGGGGCGGCATCAAGCCGGGCGACCGGATCGTCCGCGTGGCCGGGCGCACGGTGAGCAACTGGGAGCAGTTGTCGATGGCGGTCGGCACGAAGGCCGGCCGTGATGTCCCGATCGAGATCGTGCGTGACGGCCAGACCGTGACCGTCCACGTTGTTCCCGACGCCCAGACGAAGTACGAGATAGGCGACATCGGCGTCTATCCCCTGACGCACCCGCGGATAGGGAAAGTCGTCCCCGGCGACCCCGCCGAGAAGGCCGGCCTGAAGGGCGGCGACATCGTCTTGTCGGTCAACGGCAAGACGACGACGTTCGGGTATCAGCTCACCGAAGCCATCGCCAAGCACCCGCAGCAGGTCATCACGCTCGCGGTCGAGCGCGCCGGGGCGCGGCAGGAAATTGCGGTGACGCCCGCCCTGCGGGGAAAGAGGGGGTGGATTGGCGTGACCATCGGCGACGAGCTGAAGCTCATCCACCCCGGGCCCGTGCAGGCCATGACGATGAGCGTGCAAAAGAACTACGAGTTCGGGGGCCTGATCTTCCAGACACTCGTCGGTCTGATCACGCGCGAGACGTCACCGAAGCAGTTGATGGGGCCTGTGGCGATTGCCCAGCTGTCGGGAGAGTCGGCCGCGCTCGGGTGGATGGCGCTCTTCAGCCTGATGGCCTCGATCAGCCTGAACCTCGGGATCCTGAACCTGCTTCCGATTCCGGTGCTCGACGGTGGCCACATCTTCATCATGGCCCTCGAAGGCCTGGCGCGGCGCGACTTCAGCGCCAAGGTCAAGGAGAACATGCTCCTGGCCGGCTTCGCCCTGTTGATGGTCCTGATGGTGACCGTGATCTACAACGACCTCACCCGCATCCAGTGGGTCCAGAGACTGATGTTCTGGAGGTGA
- a CDS encoding 1-deoxy-D-xylulose-5-phosphate reductoisomerase → MRRIVILGSTGSIGRSALSVVQAHRERLEVVGLAAGGNVSLFGEQVEEFRPRAIALGSAPALDAVVRGFGTWRPEVLGHGSEGLVALATDPDAELVLCASSGTAALEAVLAAIEAGKTIALANKEVLVMAGGLMTHAARRRGVAILPVDSEHNAIHQCLTGRPPHEVKRLILTASGGPFRGQSPAELHAVGPDDALRHPTWQMGRKITIDSATLMNKGLEVIEAHWLFGVAADNIDVVVHPQSVVHSMVELVDGSILAQLGVTDMRLPIQYAFSYPERWPSPLPPLDLARCGRLDFHLPDHDSFPCLGLAYEALRAGDGLPVVLNAANEIAVDRFLAGRLNFTAIPVLIERAMAAHRRQAVATLADVRRVDLWARGCSLELARDLELEV, encoded by the coding sequence GTGAGACGCATCGTCATCCTCGGTTCCACCGGGTCGATCGGGCGAAGCGCGCTCTCCGTGGTGCAGGCGCACCGCGAACGGCTCGAGGTCGTTGGCCTTGCCGCGGGTGGCAACGTGTCGCTCTTCGGCGAACAGGTCGAGGAGTTCCGTCCGCGGGCGATTGCGCTCGGGAGCGCCCCGGCGCTCGATGCGGTGGTGCGCGGCTTCGGAACGTGGCGGCCAGAGGTGCTCGGCCACGGATCCGAGGGACTGGTCGCGCTGGCGACCGATCCCGATGCGGAGCTCGTCCTGTGCGCCTCATCCGGCACCGCTGCGCTCGAAGCTGTGCTCGCGGCGATCGAGGCGGGCAAGACGATCGCTCTGGCCAACAAGGAAGTCCTGGTGATGGCCGGGGGCCTGATGACCCACGCCGCGCGGCGTCGCGGGGTGGCCATCCTGCCGGTCGACAGCGAGCACAACGCCATTCACCAGTGCCTGACCGGGCGACCGCCTCACGAGGTGAAGCGCCTGATCCTGACCGCGTCGGGAGGGCCATTCCGCGGCCAGTCTCCCGCCGAACTGCACGCCGTCGGTCCCGACGACGCCCTTCGTCACCCGACGTGGCAGATGGGACGGAAGATCACGATCGATTCGGCCACGCTGATGAACAAGGGCCTCGAGGTCATCGAGGCCCACTGGCTCTTCGGTGTCGCGGCCGACAACATCGACGTCGTCGTCCATCCACAGTCGGTCGTGCACTCGATGGTAGAGTTGGTGGACGGATCGATCCTGGCTCAGCTCGGCGTGACGGACATGAGGCTGCCGATTCAGTACGCCTTTTCCTACCCCGAGCGCTGGCCATCACCGCTCCCTCCGCTCGACCTGGCACGGTGCGGCCGGCTCGACTTTCACCTGCCGGACCATGACAGCTTTCCGTGCCTCGGCCTCGCCTACGAGGCTCTGCGGGCAGGCGACGGCCTGCCGGTCGTGCTGAACGCGGCCAACGAGATCGCCGTGGACAGGTTCCTGGCGGGGCGACTCAACTTCACTGCCATCCCGGTACTCATCGAGCGCGCGATGGCCGCGCACCGCCGCCAGGCTGTCGCGACGCTGGCCGACGTTCGGCGGGTGGACCTGTGGGCGCGCGGCTGTTCTCTGGAACTGGCTCGCGATTTAGAATTGGAAGTCTGA